The Herminiimonas arsenitoxidans genome window below encodes:
- a CDS encoding NAD(P)-dependent oxidoreductase — MSNIAIIGATGRAGSQLLEEALRRGHTVTAIARDTSKLAARSGLTTKNVDVLDAAALEQAVVGHDAVFSAAHFSTIPADAIINPVKKAGVKRLLVVGGAGSLFVAPGVRVIETPDFPEAYKAEATAGGVFLNALLKEKELDWTFLSPSAEFVEEARTGTFRLGKDDLLIDAKGRSWISFKDFAIAFIDELEKPAHTRQRFTIGY, encoded by the coding sequence ATGAGCAACATCGCAATCATCGGTGCAACCGGTCGTGCCGGCAGTCAATTACTGGAAGAAGCACTGCGTCGCGGTCATACCGTTACTGCCATCGCACGTGATACATCCAAGCTCGCAGCGCGCTCTGGTCTCACCACAAAGAATGTAGACGTACTTGATGCAGCAGCGTTGGAGCAAGCCGTGGTCGGACATGATGCAGTGTTCAGTGCAGCACACTTCTCCACCATTCCGGCTGATGCCATCATCAATCCGGTAAAGAAAGCTGGCGTGAAACGCTTGTTGGTTGTTGGTGGTGCCGGCAGTTTGTTTGTCGCCCCTGGTGTACGAGTGATCGAGACGCCTGACTTCCCAGAAGCTTACAAAGCAGAAGCCACCGCAGGTGGTGTTTTCCTCAATGCACTGTTGAAGGAAAAAGAGCTGGATTGGACCTTCCTGTCGCCATCAGCAGAATTCGTCGAAGAAGCACGCACCGGCACATTCCGTTTGGGTAAAGACGACTTGCTGATCGATGCCAAAGGCAGAAGCTGGATTTCGTTCAAGGATTTTGCTATCGCCTTTATCGATGAACTGGAAAAACCTGCACATACGCGTCAGCGCTTTACCATTGGCTATTGA
- a CDS encoding DUF1269 domain-containing protein has protein sequence MRHRLYYFLPDVNSAHRALDDMLLNRIEIRHISFISGGASLPHDMPEANFLLKTDVLHGAAAGMIIGALLGMAFGGLLIGYYDLGPATVLVTTIMGVLFGGWASSMAAAAMPNSQLRKFYPELEKGKILMIADVPSRRVGEIEKMLAERHPEMHFRGEEPHIPVFP, from the coding sequence ATGAGACATAGACTTTATTACTTTCTTCCAGATGTAAACAGTGCACATCGTGCACTTGATGACATGTTGCTCAATCGTATTGAGATAAGACATATCAGTTTTATTTCTGGTGGCGCATCTCTTCCACACGATATGCCGGAAGCCAATTTTCTGCTTAAAACGGATGTCTTGCATGGCGCAGCTGCCGGCATGATTATCGGTGCTTTGCTTGGTATGGCATTTGGTGGCTTATTGATTGGCTATTACGATCTGGGACCGGCAACGGTGCTGGTGACGACGATTATGGGTGTCTTGTTTGGTGGTTGGGCATCGAGTATGGCCGCAGCGGCTATGCCAAATTCTCAACTGAGAAAGTTTTATCCCGAACTGGAAAAAGGCAAGATCTTGATGATTGCAGATGTACCTTCTCGTCGTGTAGGGGAGATTGAAAAAATGCTCGCAGAACGTCATCCAGAGATGCACTTTAGAGGTGAAGAACCACATATTCCGGTTTTCCCTTGA
- a CDS encoding 3-oxoacyl-ACP reductase family protein, which produces MSNTTLKNLAGKVAFIQGGSRGIGAAIAKRLAREGAVVALTYASSADKAKEVVKSIEAAGGRALAIHADSADANAVKKAIQTAATTLGGIDILVNNAGVLAMAPLEDFKLEDFDHTVAVNVRSVFVAAQEAARHMGEGGRIITIGSTNAERMPFVGGAVYAMSKSAIVGLTKGLARDLGPRGITVNNVQPGPVDTEMNPDSGDFAETLKGMMAISRYGKDEEIASFVAYLAGPEAAYITGANLTIDGGFSA; this is translated from the coding sequence ATGTCGAACACAACATTAAAAAATTTAGCTGGCAAAGTTGCTTTCATTCAAGGTGGCTCTCGCGGTATCGGCGCTGCCATCGCCAAACGTCTGGCCCGCGAAGGCGCTGTGGTTGCACTGACGTATGCCAGTTCTGCCGATAAGGCGAAGGAAGTTGTCAAGTCGATAGAGGCAGCTGGCGGTCGCGCATTGGCCATTCATGCGGATAGTGCTGATGCCAATGCTGTGAAGAAAGCAATTCAGACTGCTGCCACAACCTTGGGCGGCATCGATATCCTCGTCAACAATGCGGGTGTGTTGGCGATGGCACCGTTGGAGGACTTCAAGTTGGAAGATTTCGATCACACAGTTGCGGTGAATGTGCGCAGCGTTTTTGTTGCGGCACAAGAGGCTGCGCGTCACATGGGTGAGGGTGGTCGCATCATTACTATCGGCAGCACCAATGCCGAGCGTATGCCGTTTGTTGGTGGTGCTGTGTATGCGATGAGTAAATCGGCGATAGTCGGTTTAACCAAAGGTTTGGCACGTGATCTGGGGCCGCGCGGCATTACGGTCAATAACGTACAACCAGGACCAGTGGATACAGAAATGAATCCTGATAGCGGTGATTTCGCAGAAACCTTAAAAGGCATGATGGCAATCAGCCGTTACGGCAAGGATGAAGAAATTGCCAGTTTCGTCGCTTATCTGGCGGGACCGGAAGCGGCTTATATAACAGGTGCGAACTTGACTATCGATGGTGGTTTTTCAGCGTAA
- a CDS encoding TetR/AcrR family transcriptional regulator, with the protein MPRVSKEQTDLNRTAIEQASSKLFREKGFNGVSVADLMAAAGLTHGGFYGHFASKDELAAVACATAFSEASARWEERMKPTTNEQQALYAIIDGYLSSQKVRDVGSGCPGAALTTDVAREPLDKPVRAAYVAGTEELIEILASLCTSPDAAVRRKTALAQWSMLVGAMAVARATEGYPISNELLAVAREQLIGNTAP; encoded by the coding sequence ATGCCTCGCGTCTCCAAAGAACAAACCGATCTCAATCGCACAGCGATTGAACAAGCCTCTTCCAAGCTGTTCCGTGAAAAAGGTTTTAACGGCGTCAGCGTCGCGGATTTGATGGCCGCCGCCGGGCTGACGCATGGTGGCTTTTACGGTCACTTTGCATCCAAGGATGAATTGGCGGCCGTCGCCTGCGCCACTGCTTTCAGCGAGGCGTCTGCGCGCTGGGAAGAACGCATGAAGCCCACGACGAACGAGCAGCAAGCGCTCTACGCCATCATCGACGGCTACCTGTCTTCGCAAAAAGTGCGGGATGTTGGCAGCGGTTGCCCTGGCGCTGCGCTCACCACCGACGTAGCACGCGAACCACTCGATAAACCGGTGCGTGCTGCTTATGTCGCGGGTACGGAAGAATTGATCGAGATCCTCGCATCCTTGTGCACTTCGCCCGATGCTGCAGTACGACGCAAAACTGCATTGGCGCAATGGAGCATGCTGGTCGGTGCTATGGCTGTCGCACGCGCCACCGAAGGTTATCCGATTTCCAATGAACTCCTGGCTGTCGCACGTGAGCAATTGATCGGCAATACCGCACCCTGA
- a CDS encoding DUF1993 domain-containing protein produces the protein MTISLYAASVPVFKQMLNSVSDILKKTEEYATAKSISPDAYLQARLFPDMFPLIRQVQVACDFSRGISSRLAGVEVPKFDDSEKSFADLQVLITKTLAVLNALTPAQIDGQEEREIVLRAGTPKEKKFNGQAYLLTFGLPQFFFHITTTYAILRHNGIEIGKRDYMGAY, from the coding sequence ATGACCATTTCTCTCTACGCCGCCTCTGTTCCTGTTTTCAAGCAAATGCTCAATAGCGTCAGCGATATCCTCAAGAAAACCGAAGAATATGCAACCGCGAAAAGCATTTCTCCTGATGCCTATCTGCAAGCTCGTTTGTTCCCGGACATGTTCCCTTTGATACGCCAGGTACAAGTTGCCTGCGATTTTTCACGCGGCATCTCTTCACGTTTAGCTGGCGTAGAAGTACCAAAATTTGACGATAGCGAAAAAAGCTTTGCTGACTTGCAAGTGCTGATCACTAAGACATTGGCAGTTCTCAATGCTCTGACACCAGCGCAGATCGATGGCCAGGAAGAGCGCGAAATCGTGCTCCGCGCAGGCACACCGAAAGAGAAAAAATTCAACGGCCAGGCTTATTTGCTGACTTTTGGCCTGCCGCAGTTCTTCTTCCACATCACGACAACGTATGCCATTTTGCGCCACAACGGCATCGAAATCGGCAAACGTGATTACATGGGCGCGTATTGA
- the folE gene encoding GTP cyclohydrolase I FolE, translating to MEHENFSTHDWRRLLSHLGENPDRQGLLETPKRVEKAWKHWTSGYDQDPAEILKVFEDGAEQYNELIVVRGIPVYSHCEHHLAPFFGTATIGYTPNGKIVGLSKLTRLVDCFAKRLQVQERLTIQIADTLMEHVQPLSVGVVIRCRHMCMESRGIRTPGEETITSALLGEMRTNLGLRNEFLMLAREKD from the coding sequence ATGGAACACGAAAATTTTTCAACACACGATTGGCGTCGACTGTTAAGCCATCTTGGTGAAAACCCAGATCGCCAAGGCTTGCTCGAAACGCCTAAACGCGTAGAGAAAGCATGGAAGCACTGGACCTCAGGCTACGATCAAGATCCTGCAGAAATCCTCAAAGTCTTTGAAGATGGTGCCGAGCAGTACAACGAATTGATCGTTGTGCGCGGCATTCCTGTGTACAGCCATTGCGAACATCACCTTGCCCCCTTCTTCGGTACTGCCACTATCGGCTACACACCGAACGGCAAAATTGTCGGACTCTCTAAACTGACACGACTGGTCGACTGCTTTGCCAAGCGCCTGCAAGTACAGGAACGTCTGACCATCCAGATTGCAGATACATTGATGGAACACGTACAGCCGTTATCCGTTGGCGTCGTCATCCGCTGCCGCCACATGTGTATGGAAAGCCGCGGCATCCGCACACCGGGTGAAGAAACCATCACATCGGCACTATTGGGTGAAATGCGCACCAACCTCGGACTCAGAAATGAGTTCCTGATGCTGGCTAGAGAAAAAGATTGA
- a CDS encoding tRNA-uridine aminocarboxypropyltransferase, whose amino-acid sequence MTSITKRPSCIRCLRPQSTCICHWITPVVHEVEVLFLQHPLEVNNAKGSARLLHLSLPHSRLIVGENFDADELHTWLYETFPGTDSMTPANKNIRPILLYPDTPEDQNITTTPPFEYAKQDATVQYRLVVLDGTWRKSRKMLYQNPLLQQLPRLPLANLPASHYTIRKAHKPDQLSSFEASCYALMQLEKNAERYLPLLAAFDGFVAQQQAYSDTPGKLKQ is encoded by the coding sequence ATGACATCCATCACCAAACGTCCTAGCTGCATCCGTTGTCTACGTCCGCAAAGCACCTGTATTTGTCATTGGATTACACCAGTCGTGCATGAAGTCGAAGTCCTTTTCCTGCAGCATCCATTGGAAGTCAACAATGCCAAAGGTAGCGCACGCCTGCTACATCTGAGTTTGCCGCACAGTCGCTTGATTGTTGGAGAAAACTTTGACGCAGATGAATTGCATACATGGCTATACGAAACTTTTCCCGGCACCGACTCTATGACTCCAGCCAATAAGAATATCCGCCCTATTCTTCTGTATCCCGACACGCCAGAAGATCAAAACATCACGACTACACCGCCATTCGAGTATGCAAAACAAGACGCAACCGTTCAATATCGCCTAGTCGTATTGGATGGCACATGGCGCAAAAGTCGCAAGATGCTCTATCAGAATCCATTGCTGCAGCAACTGCCACGCCTGCCTTTGGCCAATCTACCTGCATCGCACTACACGATACGCAAAGCGCACAAGCCGGATCAACTCTCTTCCTTTGAAGCAAGTTGTTATGCTTTGATGCAGTTGGAAAAAAATGCGGAAAGATATCTGCCTCTACTCGCGGCATTCGATGGATTCGTTGCGCAACAACAGGCCTATAGCGACACGCCAGGCAAGTTAAAGCAGTAG
- a CDS encoding TonB-dependent siderophore receptor yields the protein MYVSNLQLRPSITAIRLALFLLSTTGVISSANAQESDSQQTAAEHSVLPQIQVIGVNQDGFSTQTVSTTKSDKPLFETPQSISVVTRELMDARQATTLDEAIETVAGVTSSTLGRRGWDDFMIRGQSASDTMYLDGLRIGQANWVAQEIYGAERIEVVKGPASIYFGQVTPGGTVNVISKRPRAEAFNQVGFTVGNYGYLQGTFDFGRPLNSENGKAAFRVNGMAMNSDDPTDGVWYRNRYIAPSISLDLGARTDFTILAAINQRNYVRQQGLPVAATSLVNNGISVPQSFFTGDYTVAPYDAEQKSIGYVLTHRFDNGWTLNQTYRHLDMDMTGQLANITSAPNAAGNFSRNVLSQNFSGRSDGLDTNIAKTFNWGGLKHNVMVGVDVMYDKLYKDSKRCSIAAQNIYNPVYGRAVTACGYQNDIGIADITLAQNGLYLRDYIEFNEQLSMSMSLRHDKARLSTVYPLKSVPTVTATANTNTNTENSANTGHVGFVYKATQNVAPYISYATSFLPQTETTFGGNPIKPEEGKQAEIGVKFLSDDKRLSASLAYYDLKRRNVSQTDDANPLYKIAIGEQTTKGYEAEIAADLKNGWQLSGALSVLDAVITEASAGQFGTVGQRLPNVARKTANFLANYRFTGALEGWGAGFGVRYVGAKTATNNAYTVPSYTVADANVSYQGQGYRVQLNIKNLFDKEYFAGASSANWVPVGNPRTVMLKTVFDF from the coding sequence ATGTACGTTTCCAACTTGCAACTTCGCCCTTCTATCACAGCAATTCGACTCGCACTTTTCCTTCTTTCTACTACTGGCGTCATTTCTTCGGCAAATGCTCAGGAGAGTGATTCTCAGCAAACTGCAGCAGAACACTCTGTTCTGCCTCAGATTCAAGTTATAGGTGTCAATCAGGATGGGTTTTCTACTCAGACTGTTTCAACGACTAAATCTGACAAGCCTTTGTTTGAAACACCGCAATCAATTTCCGTCGTCACGCGCGAACTCATGGATGCCAGGCAGGCCACAACCTTGGACGAGGCAATTGAAACTGTCGCTGGCGTGACTTCCTCAACACTTGGTCGTCGTGGCTGGGATGACTTCATGATCCGGGGTCAAAGTGCTTCCGATACGATGTATCTCGATGGACTCAGAATCGGGCAAGCCAACTGGGTGGCACAGGAAATATATGGAGCAGAACGTATCGAGGTCGTCAAAGGCCCTGCGTCCATTTACTTCGGACAAGTCACACCAGGTGGGACCGTCAATGTGATTAGCAAGCGCCCGCGCGCTGAAGCGTTTAATCAAGTCGGATTCACAGTGGGCAATTATGGATACCTGCAAGGTACTTTTGATTTTGGACGGCCGCTGAATTCCGAAAATGGAAAAGCCGCATTCCGTGTCAATGGCATGGCAATGAACTCCGATGATCCGACCGATGGCGTGTGGTACAGGAATCGCTACATCGCGCCGTCTATTTCCCTGGACCTCGGTGCAAGAACAGACTTCACCATTCTGGCAGCGATCAATCAGCGTAATTACGTACGTCAACAGGGACTTCCCGTTGCCGCCACGTCATTGGTGAACAATGGCATATCCGTGCCACAGAGCTTCTTTACCGGCGATTACACCGTCGCACCATATGATGCAGAGCAAAAATCCATAGGCTATGTGCTGACTCATCGCTTTGACAATGGATGGACGCTGAATCAAACCTACCGTCATCTGGATATGGACATGACGGGTCAACTCGCGAACATAACCAGCGCTCCGAATGCAGCCGGGAATTTCAGTCGAAATGTTCTAAGTCAAAATTTTTCGGGACGCTCTGACGGCCTCGACACGAATATCGCGAAGACATTCAATTGGGGCGGACTCAAACACAATGTAATGGTCGGCGTTGATGTGATGTACGACAAGCTTTACAAAGACAGCAAACGTTGCTCTATCGCTGCCCAGAATATTTATAACCCTGTTTACGGCCGTGCTGTTACAGCATGCGGCTATCAGAACGATATAGGAATCGCTGACATTACTCTTGCCCAGAACGGGCTATATCTACGTGATTACATTGAGTTCAATGAGCAGTTGAGCATGAGTATGTCGCTACGCCACGATAAAGCCAGATTGAGTACGGTGTATCCACTTAAGTCTGTACCCACAGTCACAGCAACTGCGAATACGAATACAAATACGGAGAATAGTGCAAATACCGGCCATGTCGGTTTTGTGTACAAAGCCACACAAAACGTCGCTCCCTACATCAGCTATGCCACTTCCTTCCTGCCGCAAACTGAGACCACTTTCGGCGGTAATCCAATCAAGCCCGAAGAAGGCAAACAAGCAGAGATAGGTGTGAAGTTTCTGTCTGACGACAAGCGACTCAGTGCCAGCCTTGCTTACTATGATTTGAAGCGTAGGAATGTATCCCAGACTGACGATGCCAATCCTTTATATAAAATCGCAATTGGTGAACAAACAACCAAAGGGTACGAAGCAGAAATTGCAGCAGACCTCAAGAATGGCTGGCAATTATCGGGCGCATTATCAGTTTTAGATGCGGTTATTACCGAGGCCTCAGCGGGACAATTTGGAACCGTTGGGCAACGCCTCCCGAACGTAGCGCGTAAAACAGCCAATTTCCTGGCGAACTATCGCTTTACTGGCGCGCTTGAAGGTTGGGGAGCAGGATTTGGTGTCCGATATGTCGGTGCAAAGACGGCTACCAATAATGCATATACTGTCCCGTCTTATACGGTGGCTGATGCCAACGTTTCCTACCAAGGACAAGGCTATCGCGTACAGTTGAACATCAAAAATCTCTTCGATAAGGAATATTTTGCGGGTGCTTCAAGTGCCAATTGGGTCCCCGTTGGTAATCCACGAACGGTGATGTTGAAGACCGTATTCGATTTCTAA
- a CDS encoding MFS transporter, protein MLAQSLSTWLDRKGIHFSWVIVAITFLTMLISSAALGLPGVLLQPLSKEFGWSNDQISSAVAVRYILFGFIGPFAAIFMERFGLRKVISIALTLVAACLLLSTQMTELWQMFFLWGLVLGTGTGLTALVLGAVVANRWFEKRRGLILGLLTASSATGQLIFLPLGAWLIQHYGWRMAVLPVFFCCAIVAVLAFMFVRNRPYDVGIAPYGADPSIVLPPPSQAHMTMMEPFRVLRTASRNRTFWVLAGTFFICGLSTSGLIQTHFVSLCGDYGMAAVPAASVLAIIGAFDFIGTIVSGWLSDRYDNRKLLFWYYGLRGLSLLWLPYSDFTLYGLSMFAMFYGLDWFATVPVTVKMASAEFGKERAGMIFGWIFTAHQIGGAIAAYGAGLSRTILMTYTPALFAAGIACLFAAVIVFLIRKPAPTTS, encoded by the coding sequence ATGCTCGCTCAATCGCTGTCGACCTGGCTGGATCGCAAAGGTATACATTTTTCATGGGTAATCGTTGCGATTACCTTTCTGACGATGCTGATATCGTCCGCCGCGCTGGGCTTGCCCGGTGTATTGCTGCAACCACTGAGCAAGGAGTTCGGCTGGAGCAACGATCAGATTTCATCCGCAGTCGCCGTGCGTTATATCCTTTTCGGCTTTATCGGGCCGTTCGCAGCGATCTTCATGGAACGCTTCGGCTTACGCAAAGTCATTTCGATCGCATTGACACTGGTAGCCGCTTGCCTGCTCTTGTCCACGCAGATGACAGAACTCTGGCAGATGTTTTTCCTGTGGGGCTTGGTCCTGGGCACTGGTACTGGTCTGACCGCGTTGGTGCTGGGTGCAGTGGTGGCCAATCGTTGGTTTGAAAAACGGCGTGGTTTGATCTTGGGATTATTGACAGCCAGTTCTGCTACCGGGCAATTGATATTCCTCCCCCTTGGTGCATGGCTGATTCAGCACTACGGTTGGCGCATGGCGGTATTGCCGGTGTTTTTCTGCTGCGCCATCGTTGCCGTCCTTGCGTTCATGTTCGTACGCAATCGCCCTTACGATGTGGGCATTGCTCCTTACGGCGCGGATCCTAGCATCGTGTTACCGCCACCGTCACAAGCACACATGACGATGATGGAACCTTTCCGTGTATTGCGCACAGCTTCACGTAATCGCACTTTTTGGGTACTTGCCGGCACATTTTTCATTTGCGGCTTAAGCACCAGCGGCTTGATACAGACGCACTTCGTATCCTTGTGCGGTGATTATGGAATGGCTGCTGTTCCAGCTGCGAGCGTGCTGGCGATCATAGGTGCATTCGATTTTATCGGCACCATTGTCTCCGGCTGGCTATCCGACCGCTACGACAACCGCAAGCTGCTGTTCTGGTATTACGGCTTGCGCGGCTTGTCCTTGCTGTGGTTGCCGTATTCTGATTTCACGCTCTATGGCTTGTCGATGTTTGCGATGTTTTATGGCTTGGACTGGTTTGCCACTGTGCCGGTCACCGTCAAGATGGCAAGTGCCGAATTTGGTAAAGAACGTGCGGGCATGATTTTCGGCTGGATTTTTACCGCACATCAAATTGGCGGTGCGATCGCAGCCTACGGTGCCGGTTTGTCGCGCACTATTCTGATGACTTACACACCGGCCTTGTTTGCTGCCGGCATCGCATGTCTGTTCGCTGCAGTCATCGTCTTCCTGATACGAAAACCAGCACCAACGACTAGTTAG
- a CDS encoding phospholipase D family nuclease, giving the protein MRSDFLAAVLFAALSALPVFATGANNAISPPVIESAFSPDQGAEQLVLKNIASAERTLRVAAYSFTSPTIAKALIAAKRRGVDVKVLVDDKRNQGKSSIAALNLLVKADIPTRTISAYAMHHDKYIISDSTNVQTGSYNYSPTAATSNSENVLVVWNNPDLAAKYTDHWESRWDQGTQAQVSTYHHDTHQQMP; this is encoded by the coding sequence ATGAGAAGTGACTTTCTAGCTGCTGTACTCTTTGCGGCTTTATCCGCTCTACCAGTATTTGCAACTGGAGCGAATAATGCAATTTCGCCTCCTGTTATCGAAAGCGCTTTTTCCCCCGATCAAGGTGCTGAACAGCTCGTGTTGAAAAACATCGCATCCGCTGAACGCACTCTGCGTGTTGCTGCCTACTCGTTCACATCACCAACAATTGCCAAAGCGTTGATTGCAGCGAAGCGACGCGGTGTCGATGTCAAGGTTCTGGTTGACGATAAACGTAATCAAGGGAAGTCGAGTATTGCGGCGTTGAATTTACTCGTAAAGGCCGATATTCCAACGCGAACGATCTCAGCCTATGCCATGCACCATGACAAGTACATCATTTCTGATTCCACGAACGTACAAACCGGCTCATACAACTACAGTCCAACAGCCGCCACATCCAACAGTGAAAATGTTTTAGTCGTGTGGAACAACCCTGACCTCGCGGCTAAATATACAGATCATTGGGAGTCGCGCTGGGATCAGGGCACTCAGGCACAAGTAAGCACATATCATCATGACACCCACCAGCAAATGCCTTAG
- a CDS encoding class I SAM-dependent methyltransferase, protein MSDHKLSAEELARISDTTLDHYNQRAEAFWEGTRTHDVSQNIQSLLKHIEVAAPFKILDFGCGPGRDLKTFSDLGHVAIGLDGSAEFAQMARDYAKCEVWQQDFLQLDLPEQYFDGVFANASLFHVPSQELPRVLQQLYATLKQGGVLFASNPRDENQEGWSGGRYGSYHELSAWRQFMTDDGFTELEHYYRPAGLPLEQQPWLATIWRK, encoded by the coding sequence ATTTCAGACCATAAATTAAGCGCCGAAGAACTGGCGCGTATCAGTGACACCACGCTGGATCATTACAACCAGCGTGCAGAAGCTTTCTGGGAAGGCACGCGCACGCATGATGTCAGCCAGAACATTCAATCGCTGTTGAAACACATTGAAGTTGCTGCGCCGTTCAAGATTTTGGATTTTGGATGTGGTCCGGGGCGTGATCTGAAAACCTTCAGCGATCTTGGTCATGTCGCGATTGGACTGGATGGTTCTGCAGAGTTCGCACAGATGGCGCGTGACTATGCAAAATGCGAGGTATGGCAGCAGGATTTTTTGCAGTTGGATTTGCCTGAGCAATATTTCGACGGCGTGTTTGCCAATGCATCTTTATTCCATGTGCCGAGTCAGGAATTGCCGCGCGTATTGCAGCAGCTATATGCAACGTTGAAGCAGGGCGGCGTGCTCTTCGCATCCAATCCGCGCGACGAAAATCAGGAAGGCTGGAGTGGCGGTCGTTATGGCAGCTATCACGAGTTATCTGCATGGCGTCAATTCATGACGGATGATGGTTTTACTGAGCTTGAACATTACTATCGCCCTGCAGGATTGCCGCTTGAGCAGCAACCCTGGTTGGCAACAATCTGGCGCAAGTAG
- a CDS encoding LysR family transcriptional regulator, with the protein METMSSIECFVRSAEAGSFSEAARRLGLTSAAVGKNVARLESNLGVRLFQRSTRSLTLTEAGERFLAEVSDGLAVIQSAVANLASADGQPAGTLKISMGTGFGRTYIVPMLGDFLARYPAITPDWHFDNRRVDMIAEGYDAAIGGGFELPPGVVARTLGPGHSVLVAAPDYFSDKAPLTSPAELALYDGIFIRSPQTGRIRPWSLRNRANEQAPISLRVRMTMSDPDAACEAAQAGLGIALISMPNALAYLESGKLIRVLPDWYVDIGTLSLYFPAQKLLPAKTRVFVDFVLERFRAQKLAQRFSAF; encoded by the coding sequence ATGGAAACGATGAGCAGCATTGAGTGTTTTGTCCGTAGCGCAGAAGCTGGAAGCTTCTCCGAAGCCGCACGGCGCTTAGGTTTAACCTCTGCAGCTGTGGGGAAAAATGTCGCACGACTCGAGTCCAATCTAGGCGTTCGCCTATTCCAGCGCAGCACGCGCAGTCTCACCTTAACGGAAGCTGGTGAACGCTTTTTAGCCGAAGTCAGCGATGGCCTCGCTGTGATCCAATCCGCCGTCGCCAATCTAGCCAGCGCCGATGGCCAACCGGCCGGCACTTTAAAAATAAGTATGGGAACCGGATTCGGTCGCACTTACATTGTGCCGATGCTAGGCGATTTCCTCGCACGTTATCCAGCGATCACGCCTGACTGGCATTTCGACAATCGTCGCGTAGACATGATTGCAGAAGGCTACGATGCAGCGATTGGCGGCGGTTTCGAACTACCGCCCGGCGTTGTGGCACGCACTTTGGGGCCAGGCCATAGCGTGCTGGTTGCCGCACCAGATTATTTTTCCGATAAAGCGCCGCTGACTTCACCTGCCGAATTAGCTTTATACGACGGCATCTTCATCCGTTCGCCGCAAACTGGGCGCATCCGCCCGTGGTCGCTGCGTAATCGCGCCAACGAGCAAGCTCCCATTTCTCTGCGTGTACGCATGACCATGAGCGATCCGGATGCGGCGTGCGAAGCAGCACAAGCCGGTTTGGGCATAGCCTTGATTTCCATGCCGAATGCGCTCGCCTATCTGGAAAGCGGAAAACTGATACGCGTCTTGCCCGATTGGTATGTCGATATCGGCACGCTCTCACTATATTTCCCGGCACAAAAATTACTACCGGCGAAAACACGCGTCTTTGTCGACTTTGTTCTAGAGCGCTTCCGCGCCCAAAAACTAGCCCAACGTTTTTCCGCTTTTTAG
- a CDS encoding YdeI/OmpD-associated family protein, whose product MRQDDTKSQFSARLLCPKEPGHGKSWAFVILPKEVSVKLPRRGRTTVDGTINGQEFRALLEPDGQKSHWLCIDSELLEASGTAYGDIAQFEIMPLELEPEPDVPSDLLEALAANPEARTTWDVTTTIARLDWIHWITSAKQANTRKKRINDACDMLASGEKRVCCFDPSGYYSKAFSAPQTLDQ is encoded by the coding sequence ATGAGACAAGACGATACAAAATCGCAGTTCAGTGCACGATTGCTTTGCCCTAAAGAACCGGGGCACGGTAAGTCATGGGCTTTTGTAATTCTGCCCAAAGAGGTCAGCGTAAAGCTGCCGAGGCGTGGTCGAACAACAGTAGATGGGACAATAAACGGCCAAGAGTTCAGAGCTTTACTTGAGCCTGATGGTCAAAAAAGTCATTGGCTGTGCATTGATTCTGAGCTACTAGAAGCTTCAGGCACAGCTTATGGTGACATCGCACAATTTGAAATCATGCCTTTGGAGCTAGAGCCTGAGCCGGACGTCCCCTCTGACTTACTTGAAGCTTTAGCGGCCAATCCCGAGGCTCGGACTACTTGGGATGTGACAACGACTATTGCTCGTCTCGACTGGATACATTGGATTACTTCCGCCAAGCAGGCAAATACGCGCAAGAAACGGATTAACGATGCATGTGACATGCTGGCATCAGGAGAGAAGAGAGTTTGCTGTTTTGATCCGTCGGGTTACTACAGCAAAGCTTTCAGCGCACCGCAAACTTTAGATCAGTAG